The Macaca thibetana thibetana isolate TM-01 chromosome 11, ASM2454274v1, whole genome shotgun sequence genome window below encodes:
- the GPRC5D gene encoding G-protein coupled receptor family C group 5 member D isoform X1, producing MYKDCIESTGDYFLPCDSEGPWGIVLESLAILGIVVTILLLLAFLFLMRKIQDCSQWNVLPTQLLFLLSVLGLFGLAFAFIIQLNQQTAPVRYFLFGVLFALCFSCLLAHASNLVKLVRGRVSFSWTTILCIAIGCSLLQVIIAIEYVTLIMTRGMMFVHMTPYQLNVDFVVLLVYVLFLMALTFFVSKATFCGPCENWKQHGRLIFITVLFSIIIWVVWISMLLRGNPQFQRQPQWDDPVVCIALVTNAWVFLLLYIVPELCILYRSCRQECPSQGHACPVTAYQRSFQVENQELSRDC from the coding sequence ATGTACAAGGACTGCATCGAGTCCACTGGAGACTATTTTCTTCCCTGTGACTCTGAGGGGCCATGGGGCATCGTTCTGGAATCCCTGGCAATACTTGGCATCGTGGTCACAATTCTGCTACTCTTAGCATTTCTCTTCCTCATGCGAAAGATCCAAGACTGCAGCCAGTGGAACGTCCTCCCCACCCAGCTCCTCTTCCTCTTGAGTGTGCTGGGGCTCTTTGGACTCGCTTTTGCCTTCATCATCCAGCTCAATCAGCAAACTGCCCCCGTACGCTACTTTCTCTTCGGGGTTCTCTTTGCTCTCTGTTTCTCGTGCCTCTTAGCCCATGCCTCCAACCTAGTGAAGCTGGTTCGGGGTCGCGTCTCCTTCTCCTGGACGACAATTCTGTGCATTGCTATTGGTTGCAGTCTGTTGCAGGTGATTATTGCCATTGAGTATGTGACTCTCATCATGACCAGAGGTATGATGTTTGTGCACATGACACCCTACCAGCTCAATGTGGACTTTGTTGTACTCCTAGTCTATGTCCTCTTCCTGATGGCCCTCACGTTCTTCGTCTCCAAAGCCACCTTCTGTGGCCCGTGTGAGAACTGGAAGCAGCATGGAAGACTCATCTTTATCACTGTACTCTTCTCCATCATCATCTGGGTGGTGTGGATCTCCATGCTCCTGAGAGGCAACCCGCAGTTCCAGCGACAGCCCCAGTGGGACGACCCGGTCGTCTGCATTGCCCTGGTCACCAACGCATGGGTTTTCCTGCTGCTGTACATTGTCCCTGAGCTCTGCATTCTCTACAGATCATGTAGGCAGGAGTGCCCTTCACAAGGCCATGCCTGCCCCGTCACAGCCTACCAACGCAGCTTTCAAGTGGAGAACCAGGAGCTCTCCAGAG